A stretch of DNA from Natrinema salaciae:
CGGTCATCCGTCGCAGCGCGTCGGTCGCGCACTCGACCGTGTCGTCGGTGAGAACGGTCTCGATGGCCGACCCGACGAGGCGGTCTCGGTCGTACCCGATCCAGTCGACCATCGCGTCGTTCACCATCGTGACCGTCCCGTTCTCGTCGAGCGTGTACATCGGATCGGCGGCGTTCTCGACCAGTACTCGGTAGCGCTCGAGCTGCCGGTCGATTTCGTCTCGGGCGCGTTCTAGGCGACGTTTCTCGACGGCGTGTTCGATCCGGTTCGCGAGTACCGTACACTGGGCCGTCCCGGTGACCGCTCCCTTTCGCAGATAGTCCGTAACGCCGGCGTCGATGGCCTCGCTCGCGATTTCCGACGGGCGAGTACCGGTGACCAGGAGAAACGGCACGTCCGGATCGCGATCCCGGACCGCGTCGAAGAACTCGAGCCCGTCCAGTTCGAGCATCTGGTAGTCGCTGACGATACAGTCGACACCGAGACCGTCGTCGAGAAGTGCCAGCCCCTCGCGACCGGACCCGGCGGTCGTCACGTCGAACTCGTCGCTCGTTCGCTCGAGGACGGTCGCCGATAACTCGCGGATGTCCGGGTCGTCGTCGACGTACAGGACGTGGATCCCGGGTGACATCAGATACCCTACCTTTCGACTCCACCGTATAATAGTATGCGACTTCAGCACGGACGACTGCTATCACCACACATCCCGTATCGGTTCCGGACGGCTTTTGAGGCTCGGGTGGGTACGTACCTTCGAATGATCTCGAAGGGCTGTGAGCAGTGCGCGAAAGGCGGCAAGATGGTGCTGTTCGTCTACGGTTACTGCGACCAGCGCGACTGCTTTTACTGCCCGCTCGGCGAGAACCGCAAGAACGTCACCGACGTCTACGCCAACGAGCGCCTCGTCGAAAGCGACGACGACGTCCTCACGGAAGCCCACCGGATGGACGCCCTCGGCACGTCGATCACCGGCGGCGAACCCCAGGAGGCGTTGGGTCGAACCTGTCACTACCTCGAGCTCCTGAAAGCGGAGTTCGGCGAGGACCACCACACCCACCTCTACACCGGTATCACCGGCGGCCGCGAGAACATGCGCCGCCTCTCGGCGGCCGGCCTCGACGAGATTCGATTCCATCCGCCATACGAACAGTGGGGCGATCTCCACGGCACCGAGTGGGAGGACATCCTCTACGTCGCCCGCGAGGAAGGCCTCACTCCCGCGTTCGAGATTCCCGGCATCCGCGCCGAACCGGAGTTCCTCGAGTTCCTCGACGAAGGTGCAGCGGAGTTCTGCAACGTCAACGAGTTCGAGATGTCACAGGGCAACTACCGCCGGATGCAAGCCGAAGGGTTCGAACTCAAGGAAGATCACATGAGCGCCGTCGACGGCTCCCGCGAGGACATCCTCGAGACGATGGGCGACCACGAGAAGGTCTACTTCTGTACGTCCGTCTTCAAAGACGCAGCCCAGCACCGCCGCCGCCTGAAGCGCATGGCTCGTAACGTCCGCCGCGAGTTCGACGACATCACCGACGACGGGACGCTCGTCTACGGCAAGACGTACGCCGATCCCGAGCGGTTCGAGGCCCTCGGCGTCCCCGACGAGTTCTACACCGTCAAAAGCGATCACGTCGAGGTCGCCTGGTGGCTCCTCGAGGAGATGATCGAGGACGGCGACCTCGAGAAGGGCGAAATCGTCGAGCAGTATCCGACCTACGACGGACAGGTCGTCGAGCGAACGCCGCTGGCGTGAGTCCCGCGACGGACGGGAGTGAGCGGATCGGTAGCGACAGGCGAGACGCTTCGCGTCTCACGGTGCAGTCGGACGCGGAGCGTTCGCGCGACAACGTGTTCCAGGTGAGTGGCGACGCGGTCATCGCATGCTGGTCGGAGCGGACTGCGAGAAGCGAGCAGTTGCGCGATCTTGGATACTATTAACAATCGTTTTGCGACGGCCAACACTGCGGAAACGCCGTCCTCGGGCGCTTTCGTCCGGTCTATCGACGAACGGACCGCAGGCGGTTTATCGAGATTGTAATAATGGGGTCTGGCTCGGTAGGAGCGGATACGATGCAGGCCAGAACACTCGCTGTCGTTGCAGTTGCACTGCTCGTGGCCTTCTCGGGCTGCAGTGCTCTCGGAGGATCGCAAGCGGATACACCGTCGGACGAGACGGACGAGAACGATACCGGCGGACAGACGGAAGATCTCGGGGACGGCGACGATCCGAACGGAACCGAGGACGGGTCGGACACGGAACCCGGAAACGAAACGGACGGCGGGGACGGGACGACGGACAACACGGCTGACGCGGAGTGGTATCCGCCCGAAGAGCCGAACCGACCCCTGGAACGCAAAGACGAAGAGCGAATCGAGAACGTGAGCTTCGTCGACAAAGAACTCGCCGAGAACGGCGAGGGGTATTCGAACTTCAACCTCGAGGTGGTCGCCAACACCAGCATGGAGAACGTCGATCCGCCGGAACACGGTGACGTGATCGGCGAACCGTACTTCTTCGTCAAGATCAACGAGGGGCCGGGCGAGCGAAAGATCGTCGAGCGGACGCGAGAAGTCCGCATGGAAGAAAACGGGACGTTCCACATCGACGTTCGACCCGCCGGGATCGAGGAGTTCGGTTCCGGGCCGCTGACCGTCGAGGTGTTCTTGATGGACGAGGA
This window harbors:
- a CDS encoding response regulator, which translates into the protein MSPGIHVLYVDDDPDIRELSATVLERTSDEFDVTTAGSGREGLALLDDGLGVDCIVSDYQMLELDGLEFFDAVRDRDPDVPFLLVTGTRPSEIASEAIDAGVTDYLRKGAVTGTAQCTVLANRIEHAVEKRRLERARDEIDRQLERYRVLVENAADPMYTLDENGTVTMVNDAMVDWIGYDRDRLVGSAIETVLTDDTVECATDALRRMTEAETPAPACFEWTFEASDGRRRVSQTTVAPLRTGDGEFAGSAGVVRERT
- a CDS encoding radical SAM protein, with the translated sequence MISKGCEQCAKGGKMVLFVYGYCDQRDCFYCPLGENRKNVTDVYANERLVESDDDVLTEAHRMDALGTSITGGEPQEALGRTCHYLELLKAEFGEDHHTHLYTGITGGRENMRRLSAAGLDEIRFHPPYEQWGDLHGTEWEDILYVAREEGLTPAFEIPGIRAEPEFLEFLDEGAAEFCNVNEFEMSQGNYRRMQAEGFELKEDHMSAVDGSREDILETMGDHEKVYFCTSVFKDAAQHRRRLKRMARNVRREFDDITDDGTLVYGKTYADPERFEALGVPDEFYTVKSDHVEVAWWLLEEMIEDGDLEKGEIVEQYPTYDGQVVERTPLA
- a CDS encoding putative sodium/potassium/calcium exchanger gives rise to the protein MQARTLAVVAVALLVAFSGCSALGGSQADTPSDETDENDTGGQTEDLGDGDDPNGTEDGSDTEPGNETDGGDGTTDNTADAEWYPPEEPNRPLERKDEERIENVSFVDKELAENGEGYSNFNLEVVANTSMENVDPPEHGDVIGEPYFFVKINEGPGERKIVERTREVRMEENGTFHIDVRPAGIEEFGSGPLTVEVFLMDEDKDWDDVYDAVGQTIEFNPETGEDTNDSETDGDTNDSETGEDTDDPETGDTGAENKSETGETNESDSIEN